DNA sequence from the Lysinibacillus sp. OF-1 genome:
TAGGAATAGAGTGCTCATTCAGGAAAAGCCTTACTCATGGAAAGGTGAAAAGCGCTCATCGAAGCGATGACCTCGCTCAGAAAGAGGAGAGGCGCTCACCCGAGTGAAGAATTTGCTCAGTAAAGCGCTTGCCCCGATCACAACAAGGCAAAATCGCTCATTCCAGCGAAGCCACCACTCAAAGATGTAGTCAAAAAGCAGTGGGACACGCTGTCCAATATGTTTGATTTGATAGAACCTACAAATTTATCTCATTACCGTGACAACGAGCATGGAATCGTTGTGCATTTCATCGATAGTGGGTCGATTTAGAAGGACCTAGCTTATGTTTGAAAGATCCTATTGAAGGTGCATCCGTCCTTGCAATAGGATTTTCATTATAAAAAGATGATTAGGGGGATGCTTGTGAGAAAGTCTTGGTTGCTGTTCATATGTCTGGTCGTATTGTTTTGTGTAGCCTGCAATGATGAATCATTGAGTGAAAAGGCATCGGAATATCGTGTTGTGTATTCGGGAGAAATTAAAACGTTAAATTATTTAAAGACGTCTGAAACAAATGAATTTGCGGTGGCCGCAAATATGGTGGATGGACTCATAGAATACGATCAATATGGAGTCGTTCAGCCAGGATTGGCGAAGGAATGGTCTGCTAATGAGGATGCTACTGTTTGGACGTTCAAGCTACGTGATGATGCTAAATGGGTCACACATGAGGGGAAGGACTATGCAGATGTTGTGGCACAAGACTTTGTGGATGGCTTACATTATGTGCTTGATGCTAAAAATGAATCATCGACGTCTTGGATTGCGACGGTCGTAAAAAATGGGGAGGCCTTCTATAACGGCGAGTTGGCTGATTTCAAGGAGGTTGGCATAAAGGCGCTAGATGAACATACAGTAGAATATACTTTAGAAGCCCCGACACCCTATTTCCTTTCTATGTTGAACTATGTTTGTTTCTTCCCGGTGAATGGCAAGTTCATTGCCGAGAAAGGGAAGGATTTTGGTACGACGCGTGAAAATTTCCTTTATAATGGCGCTTATCTTTTAGATAAATTTGAACCGCAAAATGAGCGTGTTCTTGTGAAAAATGAGTCGTATTGGGATAAAGACAAGGTGCTGATTGATCGCATTCGCTATAAATACAATAAAGAAGCGGCAACAGTGGCACCAGAGCTGTTTTTACGTGGAGAAATTGATTCTGCTAGTATTCCAACCTCTATTATTGATGAATGGTTTAAAGACGAGAAGAAAAAATCCCAGGTTCGTCAAACACAAAATAACTTCTATACCTACTTCTATGCACTTAACTTTAATCCACAATTTGACGCCCAATATGAGCCAGATAACTGGAAGGTTGCAGTCAATAATAAAGATTTCCGTAAATCCTTATTCCATGCACTGGATCGGGTGTCCGCAATGCTGACGGTTGAGCCTTATAATCCAGCAGATTTGCTGAGCAATACTATTACACCGAAAAACTTTGTCGATGTGGAAGGGGTGGATTATACCCAATTAGCGCCACTTACGACCATTTCCAATGAAGATTCCTTCAATAAAGAGCTCGCTCTAGAGTACAAAGAAAAAGCGAAAACAGCATTAGCAGGTAAAGCCACGTTCCCTGTAAAAGTATTAATGCCCTATAATGCAGGCAGTCCAGATTGGGCCAATCGTTCTCAAGTAGTGGAACAGCAGATTGAAAAATTACTAGGGACAGATTATGTCGACATTATTGTAGAGGCTGGTCCATCGACAGGCTTCTTATCAGAGGTGCGTCGTCCTGGCAAGTTTGCGCTTTTAGAAGCGAACTGGGGTCCTGACTTTGCAGATCCCTCTACGTATACAGATCCATTCACAGTGGACGGTACTTACAATAAACCAGAATTAGCAGAAGGCTATAAAGAGGCAAATGGCAAAACGACGTACCAAAACCTTGTGGATCAAGCGAAAGAAACGATTGATGCTGCAAAACGCTATGAGCTATTTGCAAAGGCAGAGGCCTTTTTAATTGATGAAGCCTTTGTGATCCCTTATTCAGTAGGGGGGAGTGGCTATGTGGCGTCTAAATTAAATCCATTTGAGGCGCAATATTCGCCATTCGGTGTAACGGCAGAGAAATTTAAAGGACAGCAAGTGCTGGAGAAGCCAATGAGTAATGAAGAATTTAAAAAGGCGCTCGCGCAGTGGGAGCAAGAACGTGCGGAAGCGTTAGCGAATGCTGAAAAGTAGTATGGCTTCGTAGAGGAAAAGGAGATACCGAAAGAATAGTCGGCATCTCCTTTAGTCTTTTGGATAAAGGAGGATAGCGCCATGTTGCAGTATATAGGAAAACGTCTCTTACAATCCGTGTTCACCCTTTTAATTATCATCACGATCGTCTTTTCATTATTACGATTAATGCCGGAGGAAGGATATTTAGGAGCGGCAGCCGATAAAATGTCACCGGCTCAGCAAGAAGTTTATTTAACAAATCTTGGCTTGCGTGATCCATTGCTTGTTCAGTTAGGAAATTTTTATAAAAATTTGTTGCAAGGGGATTTAGGCAAATCGGTCACTTATCGTACGGATGTACCGGTTGTGACGATTATTGCGGATAAAATTATGTATTCTCTGCTCTTTGGTTTGGGGGCAGTAGCTTTATCGCTACTCATTGGTGTGCCGTTAGGGATTTTGATGGCCTATCGTAAGGGGCGTTGGCTAGATCGGCTAGGGACAGGCTATATCGTCTTTGTCGTTGCTGTCCCTGCAGCAGTCTACTACTTAGTCATTCAAATGTATATTACGGAACTCTTTCAATTACCGATGCTGTTTGATGCGTACAGGCCGATTACTTGGATTTTGCCACTTACCT
Encoded proteins:
- a CDS encoding peptide ABC transporter substrate-binding protein, with amino-acid sequence MRKSWLLFICLVVLFCVACNDESLSEKASEYRVVYSGEIKTLNYLKTSETNEFAVAANMVDGLIEYDQYGVVQPGLAKEWSANEDATVWTFKLRDDAKWVTHEGKDYADVVAQDFVDGLHYVLDAKNESSTSWIATVVKNGEAFYNGELADFKEVGIKALDEHTVEYTLEAPTPYFLSMLNYVCFFPVNGKFIAEKGKDFGTTRENFLYNGAYLLDKFEPQNERVLVKNESYWDKDKVLIDRIRYKYNKEAATVAPELFLRGEIDSASIPTSIIDEWFKDEKKKSQVRQTQNNFYTYFYALNFNPQFDAQYEPDNWKVAVNNKDFRKSLFHALDRVSAMLTVEPYNPADLLSNTITPKNFVDVEGVDYTQLAPLTTISNEDSFNKELALEYKEKAKTALAGKATFPVKVLMPYNAGSPDWANRSQVVEQQIEKLLGTDYVDIIVEAGPSTGFLSEVRRPGKFALLEANWGPDFADPSTYTDPFTVDGTYNKPELAEGYKEANGKTTYQNLVDQAKETIDAAKRYELFAKAEAFLIDEAFVIPYSVGGSGYVASKLNPFEAQYSPFGVTAEKFKGQQVLEKPMSNEEFKKALAQWEQERAEALANAEK
- a CDS encoding ABC transporter permease — protein: MLQYIGKRLLQSVFTLLIIITIVFSLLRLMPEEGYLGAAADKMSPAQQEVYLTNLGLRDPLLVQLGNFYKNLLQGDLGKSVTYRTDVPVVTIIADKIMYSLLFGLGAVALSLLIGVPLGILMAYRKGRWLDRLGTGYIVFVVAVPAAVYYLVIQMYITELFQLPMLFDAYRPITWILPLTSMALAPTASYAMWMRRYMVDELNKDYIKLARAKGVKERTLMFQHVLRNAFIPMAQYLPATILFTITGSIYIESLYSIPGMGGLLVDAIQRQDNTIVQGLVLVFSSLGIIGLILGDIAMALVDPRIKLGKGGGVR